The Musa acuminata AAA Group cultivar baxijiao chromosome BXJ2-2, Cavendish_Baxijiao_AAA, whole genome shotgun sequence genome contains the following window.
GACATCTTTTACAGCAAGGCAGAGCAAGACAATAAGCTGGCCTTATTCGATTCACCGTGCTCAATGTTTCTCCTCTCTTCCACCTGTTCCTTTTTCTTCGTCAAAGCTGCAGGCCAAGTGCAGCTGCTACCCTCGGGCTTCACAGAGCTGCTGCTGCAGGGCCAACACAAAACCTCCACACAATCACACAGCTTTCGCAGTTCTTCTTTAtggtttttgggggggggggggggggggctgagGGGTATGAGCCTTTCGGTTTTCTCAATGCAAAAGACCTCTGCTACTACTTTGTTTTTATCTTCCGTCGCACAAAGAAGGTGAAGAGGGATTCTTTAGAACAAAAAGCTAGCAATGGGTAAAGTTAGAAggggagataaaaaaaaaaaggaaaaggtgtGGTGGAGGCTAAGTGGAGgacaactcaaaagaaaaggagaatgTTAGGTTGGGTGGAGAATGTTAGGGCGATTAATTACTCGAATGATAAAACCACTCGAGGGCAAATTAAAGATGTATACGATCACTGAGTAAAGGAGCAACAGTGGCTAGAATCAATCAGACAATCACACATCCTCCATACATTACAACacatgagaaggaagagaagtgaGTAGAAACAAcgcaaaatagaagaaagaaatcAGAACCAGTCCTCACTCTCTCCAAGACCTCACATACAAATCATCATACACACAGATGCATGGAAACAGAGGAGAAAGAGCCACCcttctctgctgctgctgctcctccctGCCCTCCTCAGTTGGTGGGGTTGCTCCGGAAGGATCCCAGGGCCTTGATAGCCGCTGCCCTCAGGATGTACTGGTGGTACGCCGCCGCGGCCAACGCTCCTACGAACGGACCCACCCAGAAGATCCACTGCACGCACCACCCATTAAAAGTCATTCCACGTCCAAATATACCATAACCATGGAAGGATAGGGGTAGTAAATAAGCTCACATGATCATCCCAGGGCTTGTCCTGGTTGTAGATCACTGCAGCACCTAAGCTCCGAGCGGGGTTGATGCCGGTACCGGTGATGGGGATGGTGGCGAGGTGCACCATGAACACAGCAAAGCCGATGGGGAGTGGTGCCAACACCTGCAAGCAATACAAGTCGAAAACTCCTTTCAAGAAGAGCACGAAGACAAGAAACTAAGTGGAGATACGACTCTGCAGCTTTCAATTACGTACGGGGACGTGGGAGTCGCGGGCGCTGCGCTTGGGGTCGGTGGCGGAAAAGACGGTGTAGACGAGGACGAAGGTGCCGATGATCTCGGCTCCAAGGGCGGTGCCCTTGGAGTAGCCGGATGCGACCTCGTTGGCTCCACCACCGAGGGAGTTGTACTGGTGCTTCATGATCCCCTTCACGATCCCTACACCAACGATGGCTCCCAAGCACTGCGCCACTATGTACAGCAGCGCCCGTATCAGCGACACCTTCCTCGCCAGGAACAGCCCGAAGGTCACCGCCGGGTTGATGTGTCCCCCTAAAAACACCAGGCAAAGCAGGAATTACGACGGAACTGTAAAAGTTGAGCTTTCAGGTCAAAGCCGGAGAGGTGGATGAAGGAGGAACCAGAGATGCCGGCCGTGCAGTAGACAAGGATGAAGATCATGCCACCAAAGGCCCACGCGATGCCAAGAATGCCAACCCCGCTGCACTGGTCGGCGGCGTTCTGCTCCTTGTGGCCGATGACGGTGGCGATGGTGACGTAGAGGAAGAGCAGCGTGGCCACGAACTCAGCGATGAGGGCGCGGTAAAAGGACCAGAGACGGAGCTCGCCGAAATCCAGAAGCGGCGCCGGCGGCGGGTCCCTGTAGTCCTTTGCCGGCGCCTGCTCGGCCTCACTGACCTCCTTCGACATGACGACCCGCCTGTGTCTTGCTCACAACTCTCGCTCTGAGCACTGCTACTCGTTGGCCCTGTGGTCTCAGATGGAAGGCGAGGGTGAGGGGGGTTTAAAGGATAAGAACAGGCTCTACCCTGTGGCTcacctaaataataataataataataaaaagaaagcgACGTATGTATTGCAATCCCGCGAGTACTCAGGGAAGCAGGTATCACAGCATTGAGTATGTAGCAAGAGAAGCTTCACGTGAACGGCAGTTTTAGCTCCGGTTTCCAACCCGATATAGCTGTTGGATTGTGTGTCATGGTGGTTGTCGTCATTAAAGGGGTTGGCGGTGAGGGTGGGCCCCGTGACAGCGAGACCATGTGAGCTCTCGTGTCTCAGCTCGTTTCTGAACGAAGCGGTATATGAAACTGGATTcgctgtgagagagagagagagagagagagaggggttagCGTGTCATCGATTGGCTCTTCCGACCTTTACAACCCAACAGTGTGCAGCTTTTGGATTTAATTATCGTCAacagagagaagaaaaaaaagaaaaagaactctcttttttttattcacGGACACATCGAGCCCCGAGTTGAAGCGATCCCAAATAAAGCAATGATCGACTTCAAGCGGGACTGCGCCAAACAAAGGGCCGCTTGGTCCAACACCGACAGGAGTCGGTAAGTGTGTGGTGCAAATGGTGCCTGGTGGTAAGGCGCGCGTGGGGCCCGGATTGGCCCTTTGATTAGGGATTGACATGAACTCGATTCCTTCCGCGAACAGCCAACACCACACTGGTCCAATGGGGGCATCGCGACGCCCGTATGACATGAACTCGATTCCTTCCGCGAACAGCCAACACCACACTGGTCCAATGGGGGCATCGCCACGCCCTACGGGCGTCGCGCTTCTGTTCGCCGAAGGCGTCCGGTCGTTTCCggattcttctgcttcttcttttaCCGTGAAGAAAAGGACGGCAGTCGTCTGTGAGTCAGCTGCGCCTCCTCGGACAGCAAACATTCTAAAGGCCAGACAAACCTGAGCCAGTAAAGTGGGGCCCAACGTAAACTTTATGACTCATGTCCATTGGGTGATTAACACGCGAGGCCAGTCACAAAGCCGCGCACCATTTCCCCAAGCAGACGACGAATCGAACTACGCGCCGCCCGTTGCCCTCTGCCAACGTCACCGACTGTTTGCCCTCAATCACGGAACTCTTTTAATTGCCAACGCCAGAATGCCACGTATGCTCGATCAATCGATCACCACCAAAATAGCCGGACATACTATAAAACCATGATGATTAGCTCACAGCATCAATCATCACGACCGTTTGAATCCACGGGGATATCGTTTTGTTTGGTTTTGTACTCCAAATGACTGTTTGGTGGTGATAGGCATCGATAATACAACTTCAATCGCCATCATAACGCATAGTACTGCACTTACTGTTGACAAACAATTAAAAGTTTGCCATCAGGTCTTGACACATCAACTCTTCACAGCCCCATCACTTGGACTACAATGAAGACATGGAGATGAGGTTTGATGGTTTAAGTATATCGACTAAAGTAAACTTTCGAATCATTCTTAAGGATTGACATCAACTGCAGCACATATTTTTGGGTTGGGAGGTCCGAGAAGTGTgcacatatttttttttttgctgcagTTTGAATGATCATGCAAGCAACTACTTTAGACATCTTCCAAATTCTGTACCAAATCAACTATTGATAAATCAACGATATGAGACAATGGCAGTGTGCCTCCTCTGGCAGCTGTTTCTCTGCATGTGTGGAGAATATGCTCAGTGCAGGCAAGGGTTAGTGGTCAATCATTGGAAGCCAGAAGGTGCCACTGGTGTGGTCGGCTGTCTGTCTTTGATTTCCACTCTCAAATTAGTCCTCCCAAACCCAAATCTTCTCATTGGACTGAACACTGTTAGATGGGAATAAATGAAACTAAAGAAGACAACCTTTCATGGCAGCGCCAGTACTCTCATGCTTTTCCTTTCAGCAGTAGGAGGAAATCATGCATTCGATCTCTCATTTCATACAACGGAATATGCGATCCTACATTGAGAGAATTGTGTGTCATATTCCTTGAGGAGGTTTCGACGTAAAACTCTGCAACCTGATGCGGACGACCAACCAACCATTTGGGCAAGACCTGATCATTCCATATCTTGGATTAGTTCTTGGTTGACTTCCAATCTGATTAACCTCCTTGTCTGTAGCACAATGTAAGTAAGGCCATGCATGCGACGTTGTCTGTAACCAGTAATTGAAGTTATTTTACTTGCAAACAGCCAATCAGCCGCTTAATGGCCTTCAATTGGCAGAGCAGAGGCTGTCGAAGCATCTGTCTCTGTGTTCAGTAGCACAAGCTGTCCATGTTGACCTCTAGGTAAACGATGGAAATAGCTGAtaggttttcttctttttactGTGACTCGCTCAAAAGGTTGAAGGAGGTAAAGCATCTAGGCCATGGCAGCCCAATTCTTTCTGTAGATACCACGTGAAAAAGGTCATAGGGAGAGGCTAGGACTCCTATTATTGTCCATTTCTTCTACGAGTGATGGTGTTGAATTCTTTTATCTGTCAATCTGCATTAAAGATCGGATTAGACGGCAATTCCTTTTCCTATTAGACGGCATGACAGTTGTATAAAGCAGCTGCCCTTCATCAacctctctctcctccttttcaAGCAGCTGCATCAGGTTTTTTCCCTATATTGTTTTCGCCAATTGCAATACGAGAGAGAGAAGGTTCTTCTCCTAGAATTGGAAAAGGAAATGGACCAGAAATACTTGGG
Protein-coding sequences here:
- the LOC135605693 gene encoding aquaporin PIP2-7-like, which produces MSKEVSEAEQAPAKDYRDPPPAPLLDFGELRLWSFYRALIAEFVATLLFLYVTIATVIGHKEQNAADQCSGVGILGIAWAFGGMIFILVYCTAGISGGHINPAVTFGLFLARKVSLIRALLYIVAQCLGAIVGVGIVKGIMKHQYNSLGGGANEVASGYSKGTALGAEIIGTFVLVYTVFSATDPKRSARDSHVPVLAPLPIGFAVFMVHLATIPITGTGINPARSLGAAVIYNQDKPWDDHWIFWVGPFVGALAAAAYHQYILRAAAIKALGSFRSNPTN